Below is a genomic region from Listeria swaminathanii.
TGGCTGATGCTGTTGCGACAAGTGTTGGTTCGATGTTCGGTACAACACCAACAAGCGCTTATATCGAATCATCCGCGGGGGTTGCAACAGGTGGCCGTACTGGTCTGACAACACTTACAGTAGCAATATTATTCATGGTTTCCGCGTTCTTCGCTCCACTTGTTGGCGCTGTGTCCGGAATTTCCGCTATCACCGCACCAGCTCTTATCATTGTTGGTAGCATGATGATTGGCGCTGTTAAAGAAATCGACTGGGATACACTCGATGAAGCTTTCCCTGCATTCTTAGTTATTTTAGCTATGCCACTCACTTCAAGCATCGCTATTGGCCTAGCATTCGGGTTCATTTCGTACCCAGTACTAAAAGTATTCACTGGCAAATGGCGCGAACTTAACTGGTTCTTAATCGTCATCGCCGCATTATTCTTCATTCTCGTTGCATTTTTACCACATTAATGAATAGACAAAGCGTCTACCAAACAATGGTAGGCGCTTTTTTATTGGACAAAAACCCCGTCTTTTGCTATAAAGAAGAGAGAAACTAATTAGAAATGAGTTGAACTTGTCGTGTTTTTAAAATCACTGCTCGCCGGTGTCGCACTTGCTGTTGCTGTTTTTCTAGCAAGCTTTTTGATACCTGATTACACCGTATCCACTTTATATTCCATCGTTACTACCATCATTGTCGTTGTTTCGATTGTACTATCTGCATTCGTTTCCTTTGGTGGACGCAGTGGAAATCCTAGTCGAAAAAGCCAATTACGCTGGAGTATCCTGCTTTTAGTTGCAGCAATTCCTAGTTTCATCGGCTTTATCGTTACTTTTTACTTTTAAACTAAAAAGAAGCATCCCCAATTTGAGGAATGCTTCTTTTTTTAATCTTCTAAAACGGAAATGAACGCTGGTAAATATTCTGGTAGGTCTGGTGGGCGACGACTTGAGATAATGTGTCCGTCTGTTACAACCGGCTCATTATGCCAAATAGCTCCCGCATTCGTCATATCATCTTTAATTCCTGGCGTACTCGTCACATTCACGCCTTCTAAAATCCCGGCAGAAACAAGCACCCATCCAGCATGGCAAATTTGGCCGATTGGCTTTTTCGCTTTATCGAAAGCACGAACCAAATTCAGTACGCTATCAAAACGGCGTAGCTTATCTGGGGACCAGCCACCTGGAACTAAAATTCCATCATAATCTTCCGCGCGAACAGAATCAAAATCATAGTCAGAAGTAACAGGGACTCCGTACTTACCGTGATAAACTTTTTTCGCTTCCTCTGCCACTAAATGCACCGAAGCACCAGCCTCGCGCAATCTAAGCACTGGATACCAAAGCTCTAAATCCTCAAAGTCTTCACTGACAAGCGCAATAACTTTTTTACCTTTTAAAGTCATATAAATCTCCTCCTATCCTCTTCTACAGTATAACAATAACTAGTTTGTTATTAAATTATTCCGCCTATAAAAGAAGACAAAAAAAGACGCTCGAAATAAACATTTCCAGCGTTGCCATCATGTTCGGGCGCCTATGCATAACGGGATGAGGCATAGACATGAACTACACGGCCAATGAGATGAATGAAAACAAATAATGATTTTGGTGTCTAAACAGATGTCTGACTAGTTGCCATTCTATTGGAAGATGGATACACCAAAAGTCATTATAACCATGATAGGGTCTTATCCCCATGAAAATCACATTAGTAAAAATGAAACTTTCATCGAGGTAAAACTCTATCCTATAACTTATTTTACTATTGTTCTTGAAAAAAGCAAGTAAATAAATATAGATTTTTTGTGACGAAGCTAAAAAAGGTAAGAAAAACCTTACTATTATCTCCTGTTTCTGTATAGAAATGGTAATATTAGGAGTAAAAAAGAAACCATTACAGGTCCCTTTTAACTAAAAATTTCTACAATCATCCAAGAAATAATCGCGACTAATGGAATTAAGACCCATACATTATGGCCAAGTAAACTAGAACGAGTAGCTGGTTTATCTTCAAGCAGTTGAATTCTAGCACGTAAATCATGCACTTCAAGCTCTAGGTCCTGCACTTTATCTTCTAGTTCATATAAACGTTCTTCCATTTTAATCCCTCCACACCTTTTCTATTGTCTATTATACGTCACAATAGATGAAATACATCCTTCCATAGGCTGATTTATTGCTAATTTATTGTCATATCGTTCAGGCATTTGCTACAATAAAAGAAAACAATCAACTGTTGGGGTGGAAAAATGGAAATTCAAGTAGAAGAAGCTGTTGTAAAACTCATTTTGCATGGCGGAAACACACGGAAAGAAGCGTATAAAGCGATTGATTTTGCGGAAAAGTATCAGTTCGACGAGGCCGATAAACATTTACAGATTGCTCAAGATCAGTTCCAAGAGGGTCATATTTGGCAAACAAAACTAGTATCCATTCGCGACTCAGAAACAGTAGCTCACCCGTCCTTTTTACTCATACACGGGCAAGACCACTTAATGACCGCACAAGCCGAATTACAGCTCGCTAAAAGGATCGTTGAACAATATAAACACCAACAACGCCTAGAAGAACGACTAACTAAACTCGAAAATCAAGCGTGAGATGTAGCTGGAAATAAGAAATACGGTTCGCTTGTAAGAACATTCGGGCGCACAAACAACATATCCTCCGTTTCAATGATATGAGCCGCGTCAATGTAACTACTCTTTTCTGGTGTGAAAAGAAGATGCATCGTTTCGATTTTTTTGGTAACCAGATAACTTAGAACTTCCACCACATCTAGTTTTTTCGTACTAAGGATATCTAATACATATAAATCCGTATCTTCCTGTTCCATAAGAACAATGGCGTCTATTTCTTCAATATAATACAGCTCATTTTTTAACGCAATCAACACATAAAACATCAGCAAGTCTTCACTATCTTTGACATCTAAAATGTTAGAAAGTGGCGCTCTTTCAGATACAATACGACTTATTAGCTGGAAATCGGTTTTATTATCGGGATTCAGCTTTTTTAAATGCGCAGATTTCCGCTTCAAACTGCTCGCATCCACGGTAAAACTGCTCTCCTCTACACGCTCAAAGCCAAATTTCGGATAAAAATCTAACACGGAATCATTCGCAAACAAATAAAGGAAATCATATTGCGTTTCATACTTGGCTATCACGTGATCTAACAATTTTTTCGCAAGTCCCTGGCCGCGGTAATCCGGATGCGTCATTACCGTCCCAATTTGTAGCGCACTATAATCCTCGCCCTGATAGATTAAGCTCATTTTATTGATGGAAACATTCGCAATAACTTCATTATTATCGATATAAGAATAACAAACGTACTTATCATTCCAAAAGCCTTTATGAAACCATTCTTCAAAATTAATATCAAATGTACTTTCAGCCAGTTTATTAAAACTATCACGATATAGTTTATTTTCTTTGTAGTCACTTATCATTTCATAATTCATCGTTCTAATCCTCTATTCATTCCTATAAAAATAACAGGTACAACGCGAAATACGTTCTACCTGCTCATTTTTATTTAATTTAACGTATTCCAAGCGCTATTTTTGCATAGCGTGACATACGGTCCTTAGTCCAAGGTGGATTCCAAACAAGGTTCACATTTGTATCCTTGACTTCCGGAATATCACTTAATGCCATTTGTACTTGCTCTGTTAAAATACCAGCAAGCGGACATCCCATCGTTGTAAGCGTCATTGACACAGTACAAAGCCCGTCATCATCTAATTCAACATCGTATACAAGACCAATGTTCACAATATCAATTCCAAGTTCTGGATCGATAACTTGCTCTAATGCGCCCATTAAGTTTTCTTTCAGTTGCTCATCCATGAAGCATATGCCTCCTTTTTGCAATTTTGTACATTTATTGTATCATATATGAGAATGATTTTCATTATAAGAATTTCTCGAAAAAACTAACCCCTTGCAGCATTCCTTCAACAGAAACTTTATGTTTTGCATTATCATCAATAATGAATTCCACATTATCCGCCAAGCTTTCTTCTACAAGTGTTTGATACAACTTTTCGCTATAAGCAAACGGCACAACATCGTCTTTCTTCCCATGCCAAAGTAACAATGGTCGATTATTTATTTTGGTAATATTTTGCGTTAAGTCATATTTTTGCAAGGCCAAAATCCGTTCATCGACATCATATGGAAACGTTAATCCTTGCGCCAAAGCGTACTTAGATAATTCTTTCGCAAAATCAACATAGTAGGCGCTCCCCATTAAGCTAACCGCCACTTTAATATCTTCATGTTGCCCAAGAAGCCCAAGTGATGTAATAGCCCCCATCGAAACTCCACCAACCCCAATACGGCTAGCATCTGTTTTTCCAGCTTTAATTAGTTCGCCTGTAATTAACGGAAATTCCGTAATGTTTGTCTCTATCACATCCCAAAAGAACGTAGCTTGATCTTCCGGGTTAGCCCCTTGCAGACGTTCCCCGTGTAACTTCGCATCTGGTAAAACTACGCGAAAACCACGCTGCGCAAGCAAATATCCATAATGCAAATACAATTCTTTTTGAGAAGTAAAACCATGATAAAAAATGATTGTTGGTAACATTTTATCAGCATTCTCACTGTTACTAATATGTAAAACTGGTATTCCCGCAATTTGTTCATTTTCCACTTGAATCATTGTGAAGCCTCATTTCTATAGGGTTTATTAAGCTATTGTAAAGGTCAGAATCATTTACAAATTTGTGCTAAACGTCTATCATTAATGTGTGCCCTTATTTTAGCATGAAGGGGCAGCTTTGAACCAACCATATGAATTAAAGGAGCAAATTATGTCTAAAAAATTAATCGTACTAGACCTTGATGGCACAACACTTCGAGATGATTTAACTATCTCCTCGCATACAAAAAACACTTTAGAGAAAGCTCGTATGGCCGGTCATGAAGTAATGATTGCGACAGGACGTCCATATCGAATTAGTGGCTCTTACTATCACGAACTCGAATTAACCACACCAATTGTGAATTTCAACGGCGCTGTCTATCACCACCCGAGACTTACTACATTTGCAGAAGGCTATCATCATGCCATTGATTTACAAGTAGTTCACGAATTACTCGATTTCTCAAACGGCTTTTCATTAGATAATATTGCAGCAGAAGTGCAAGATAATGTCTTTTTAAAAGAGCGAAACAATAGCGTTCCCGAAACATTCCATTTAGGTACAGAGAATATTGTGTTCGGAAACATCCGCGACGCTATTCAATCCGATGCTACCTCTTTATTATTTTTCGGCAAAATGGACCAACTAGATTTAATCAGCAAGCACTTGGATGAATCTCTGTCTGGCGTCATTTCCCATCACACATGGGGCGCATCCGCTTGGCCAGCCGTGGAAATTATTAAATTTGGTATCCACAAAGCAATTGGCGTACAAGCTGCAGCCAAAACACTCGGATTTGATCGTAAAGATATCATTGCATTTGGTGATGAAACAAACGATTTACAAATGCTTGATTATGCTGGTGTTGGGGTTGCCATGGGTAATGCCGCTGAATCTGTTAAAAACGTAGCAAATGTAGTAACCGCCTCCAACCAAGATGATGGCATCGCGCTATATTTAGAAGAAAACTTAAACTTATAATAAAAAGCTGCAAGTAAGGTCTTACAAAAGTTAGGAATTCTAATTTTTGATTCAAGAGCCATTACCTTGCAGCTTTTTTACATCATTTTATTTTTATACATTGCCATTGCTAATTTTTGGTCAGCTTCTGAACGGAAATCACCGAACACGCTAGAAGTTTCCATAACGTTAATAAAGGCTTTAGGATCAAATTCCCCAACAATGTGCGTAATATCATATAATTCGTATCGCGTAATTACCATGATAAGCATTGCTACATCTTCTTTGGAATAGCCACCCATCGCATCTACCACAGTAATTCCACGCACCATATTTTCATGGATTGCTTTAATCACTGTTTCGGAATGTTGCGTCATAATCATGACCGTTAATTTCTGGTGTCGCGTATGAATAATATCAATCACTCGACTTTGAACATACAGAGAAATAAGTGTGTACAGCGCAAATGTCCAATCATACGCAAAGCCTGCCACAATAATAATAACTCCATTTAAAAGCAAAAAATACTTTCCAAAAGAACGCCCGGTTTTAATTGTAATATACATTGCTACGATATCGAGCCCGCCAGTAGAAATACCGAATTTCAAAGCCAAACCAATACCAACA
It encodes:
- a CDS encoding type 1 glutamine amidotransferase domain-containing protein, with product MTLKGKKVIALVSEDFEDLELWYPVLRLREAGASVHLVAEEAKKVYHGKYGVPVTSDYDFDSVRAEDYDGILVPGGWSPDKLRRFDSVLNLVRAFDKAKKPIGQICHAGWVLVSAGILEGVNVTSTPGIKDDMTNAGAIWHNEPVVTDGHIISSRRPPDLPEYLPAFISVLED
- a CDS encoding PTS lactose/cellobiose transporter subunit IIA is translated as MEIQVEEAVVKLILHGGNTRKEAYKAIDFAEKYQFDEADKHLQIAQDQFQEGHIWQTKLVSIRDSETVAHPSFLLIHGQDHLMTAQAELQLAKRIVEQYKHQQRLEERLTKLENQA
- a CDS encoding GNAT family N-acetyltransferase; this encodes MNYEMISDYKENKLYRDSFNKLAESTFDINFEEWFHKGFWNDKYVCYSYIDNNEVIANVSINKMSLIYQGEDYSALQIGTVMTHPDYRGQGLAKKLLDHVIAKYETQYDFLYLFANDSVLDFYPKFGFERVEESSFTVDASSLKRKSAHLKKLNPDNKTDFQLISRIVSERAPLSNILDVKDSEDLLMFYVLIALKNELYYIEEIDAIVLMEQEDTDLYVLDILSTKKLDVVEVLSYLVTKKIETMHLLFTPEKSSYIDAAHIIETEDMLFVRPNVLTSEPYFLFPATSHA
- a CDS encoding metal-sulfur cluster assembly factor, which codes for MDEQLKENLMGALEQVIDPELGIDIVNIGLVYDVELDDDGLCTVSMTLTTMGCPLAGILTEQVQMALSDIPEVKDTNVNLVWNPPWTKDRMSRYAKIALGIR
- the yjfP gene encoding esterase, translating into MIQVENEQIAGIPVLHISNSENADKMLPTIIFYHGFTSQKELYLHYGYLLAQRGFRVVLPDAKLHGERLQGANPEDQATFFWDVIETNITEFPLITGELIKAGKTDASRIGVGGVSMGAITSLGLLGQHEDIKVAVSLMGSAYYVDFAKELSKYALAQGLTFPYDVDERILALQKYDLTQNITKINNRPLLLWHGKKDDVVPFAYSEKLYQTLVEESLADNVEFIIDDNAKHKVSVEGMLQGVSFFEKFL
- a CDS encoding Cof-type HAD-IIB family hydrolase, yielding MNQPYELKEQIMSKKLIVLDLDGTTLRDDLTISSHTKNTLEKARMAGHEVMIATGRPYRISGSYYHELELTTPIVNFNGAVYHHPRLTTFAEGYHHAIDLQVVHELLDFSNGFSLDNIAAEVQDNVFLKERNNSVPETFHLGTENIVFGNIRDAIQSDATSLLFFGKMDQLDLISKHLDESLSGVISHHTWGASAWPAVEIIKFGIHKAIGVQAAAKTLGFDRKDIIAFGDETNDLQMLDYAGVGVAMGNAAESVKNVANVVTASNQDDGIALYLEENLNL
- a CDS encoding YitT family protein, with the protein product MSSKIVYREYAKKTAIAIIAALLNAIGMNFFLIPAQVYAAGLNGVAQLGSDMLRDSMNISISTGLLVLLLNIPVAILGWLKVGKSFTVFSFLTVAFMSFFLIVIPEVQVSNDILLNAIFGALIASVGIGLALKFGISTGGLDIVAMYITIKTGRSFGKYFLLLNGVIIIVAGFAYDWTFALYTLISLYVQSRVIDIIHTRHQKLTVMIMTQHSETVIKAIHENMVRGITVVDAMGGYSKEDVAMLIMVITRYELYDITHIVGEFDPKAFINVMETSSVFGDFRSEADQKLAMAMYKNKMM